In Zunongwangia profunda SM-A87, the following proteins share a genomic window:
- a CDS encoding alpha/beta hydrolase encodes MNRIQLVIFIFFVSFSLPFSAQTDDMVKEDFQASSVNQSGKEFPKVNSEGLVRVRVEAPKANNVQLDIGGMKYDLKKNDEGVWTGESAPQDEGFHYYQLNIDGASVPDPGSKYYYGAGRWGSGIEIPAQDQEFYEMKDVPHGSITENIYFSEITQDWRRNFVYLPPGYFENFQERYPVLYLQHGSFEDETGWASQGHANLILDNLIAAGEAKKMIVVMDNGYANKPEVMQNAQDGDGRPKSAFEEVLIEEVIPNIDKKFRTKSSRSYRAIAGLSMGANQTMRIIMNNLNLFSYYGGFSGTSNYPGNEKIDTRTFLNGAFEDADEVNEKLNVLWLGLGTKEPEVFFKTVGDFREMLENKGIDYSFYESPKTAHEWLTWRRCLYQYAQLLFK; translated from the coding sequence ATGAACCGAATTCAGCTAGTAATATTTATTTTCTTTGTTAGTTTCTCTTTGCCATTTTCAGCGCAAACCGATGATATGGTAAAGGAAGATTTTCAGGCATCGTCTGTGAATCAGTCTGGAAAAGAATTTCCGAAGGTAAATTCTGAAGGTCTTGTAAGAGTCCGCGTAGAAGCTCCGAAGGCTAACAATGTGCAACTTGATATTGGCGGGATGAAATATGACCTCAAAAAGAATGATGAAGGTGTTTGGACAGGAGAATCAGCTCCGCAAGACGAAGGTTTTCATTATTATCAGCTGAATATAGACGGAGCTTCGGTTCCCGATCCAGGTTCAAAATATTATTATGGTGCTGGACGATGGGGTAGTGGTATTGAAATTCCGGCTCAGGATCAGGAATTTTATGAGATGAAAGATGTTCCGCATGGCAGTATTACAGAGAATATTTATTTTTCTGAAATCACTCAGGATTGGCGTCGCAATTTTGTTTATCTGCCACCGGGATATTTCGAAAATTTTCAAGAGCGCTACCCGGTACTTTATCTACAACACGGGAGTTTTGAAGATGAAACCGGATGGGCTTCCCAGGGACATGCCAATCTTATTCTTGACAATCTTATCGCTGCTGGTGAAGCCAAAAAAATGATTGTGGTTATGGATAATGGCTATGCCAACAAACCAGAAGTAATGCAAAATGCTCAGGATGGGGATGGCCGTCCAAAATCTGCTTTTGAAGAAGTGCTTATCGAGGAAGTTATTCCCAATATTGATAAAAAATTCAGAACAAAATCTAGTAGATCATATCGCGCCATTGCCGGATTATCCATGGGAGCCAATCAGACGATGAGAATCATAATGAACAATTTAAACCTGTTTTCTTATTACGGTGGATTTAGCGGAACGTCCAATTATCCAGGAAATGAAAAAATTGATACCAGGACATTTCTGAATGGAGCTTTTGAAGATGCCGATGAGGTAAATGAAAAGCTGAACGTACTTTGGCTTGGTCTCGGAACTAAAGAGCCGGAAGTGTTCTTTAAAACCGTGGGTGATTTTAGAGAAATGTTAGAAAATAAAGGGATAGACTATAGCTTTTACGAGTCGCCGAAAACGGCACATGAATGGCTTACCTGGCGCAGATGTTTGTATCAGTATGCTCAATTATTATTTAAATAA
- a CDS encoding glycoside hydrolase family 43 protein, translating to MKKTLKSPIYKYSPVLLLMALLLFSFSENENSTESKPKKATNEPVFLSATYKGEDKVYKEYPLKDGEFYNPILQGTYPDPAITRKGDDYYMVCSSFAMFPGVPIFHSKDLVNWTQIGHVLDRTSQLDVHNTGISQGVYAPGITYNENNDTFYMITTAFAGGLGNIVVKTKDPMKGWSEPYKLKFDGIDPSIFFDDDGKAYVVHNDAPEEALYQGHRVIKIWEYDVEKDQIIAGTDKVIVNGGVDLADQPIWIEAPHVYKKNGLYYLMCAEGGTGGWHSEVIFVSDNPKGPYEPAPSNPILTQRYFPKDRENMVDWAGHADLVKGPNDKYYGVFLAIRPNEAGQVTTGRETFILPVDWSGKFPVFENGLVPMEPKLQMPEGVENNTGKDGFFPNGNFTFTDDFQADTLDYRWIGLRGPREDFMKKTKKGLQIKPFETDINELAPTSTLFYRQMHKDFTFMTEMKYKPKSAEDMAGITCYQNERFNYAFGITRKDKDYYLLLERTENGKSKIVASKKIDLDNPVSLKVKARGDQYEFSYALDGENYENLGGKVSGDILSTNVAGGFTGAMVGLYATSANDATPN from the coding sequence ATGAAAAAAACACTTAAATCACCAATTTACAAGTATAGTCCAGTGCTTCTTTTAATGGCGTTGTTGCTATTCTCATTTTCTGAAAATGAAAATAGTACAGAATCTAAACCGAAAAAAGCAACTAACGAACCGGTTTTTCTTAGCGCCACTTACAAAGGTGAGGATAAAGTATATAAGGAATATCCACTTAAAGATGGTGAATTCTATAACCCTATACTTCAGGGAACCTATCCTGATCCCGCTATTACCCGTAAAGGAGATGATTATTATATGGTATGTTCTTCTTTCGCCATGTTTCCTGGTGTGCCTATTTTCCATTCCAAAGACCTGGTAAATTGGACACAGATTGGACATGTGTTAGACAGAACTTCTCAGCTAGATGTGCACAATACCGGAATAAGTCAGGGAGTTTATGCTCCGGGAATCACTTATAATGAGAATAACGACACTTTTTATATGATTACTACTGCATTTGCTGGTGGTTTGGGGAATATTGTAGTAAAAACTAAGGATCCCATGAAAGGTTGGAGTGAACCTTATAAATTAAAGTTTGATGGGATCGACCCTTCTATATTCTTTGATGATGACGGAAAAGCGTATGTGGTGCATAACGATGCGCCAGAAGAAGCACTTTATCAGGGACATCGGGTGATTAAAATCTGGGAATACGATGTAGAGAAAGATCAGATCATTGCAGGAACCGATAAGGTGATCGTAAATGGTGGAGTAGATTTAGCGGATCAACCTATCTGGATCGAAGCACCGCATGTTTATAAAAAAAACGGACTGTATTATCTAATGTGTGCTGAAGGTGGTACCGGTGGTTGGCATAGCGAGGTGATTTTTGTAAGTGATAATCCAAAAGGACCTTATGAGCCTGCACCAAGCAATCCTATTTTAACTCAGCGTTATTTTCCCAAAGACCGTGAGAATATGGTAGACTGGGCAGGGCATGCTGATTTGGTAAAAGGTCCTAATGATAAATATTATGGTGTTTTCTTGGCCATTCGCCCAAACGAGGCCGGGCAGGTAACTACAGGAAGGGAAACCTTTATTTTACCTGTTGACTGGTCTGGTAAATTCCCCGTTTTTGAAAACGGACTGGTACCTATGGAGCCAAAACTCCAAATGCCAGAAGGAGTGGAAAACAATACCGGTAAAGATGGATTTTTCCCTAACGGAAACTTTACTTTTACAGACGATTTTCAGGCAGATACGTTGGATTACCGATGGATTGGACTCAGAGGTCCAAGAGAGGATTTTATGAAAAAGACTAAAAAGGGACTCCAAATTAAGCCTTTCGAAACCGATATTAATGAACTAGCGCCAACTTCTACATTATTTTATCGCCAGATGCATAAGGATTTCACCTTTATGACTGAGATGAAATACAAGCCTAAATCTGCTGAAGATATGGCGGGAATCACTTGTTACCAGAATGAGCGTTTTAATTATGCTTTTGGAATTACCCGAAAAGATAAGGACTATTACCTGCTTTTGGAAAGAACTGAAAATGGTAAATCTAAAATCGTAGCGAGTAAGAAAATTGATCTGGATAATCCTGTTTCATTGAAAGTAAAGGCGAGAGGAGATCAATATGAATTTAGCTATGCGCTTGATGGAGAAAATTATGAAAATCTGGGAGGGAAAGTTTCAGGAGATATTCTCTCGACAAACGTGGCTGGTGGTTTTACCGGTGCCATGGTTGGCTTATATGCCACTTCGGCTAATGATGCAACTCCTAATTAA
- a CDS encoding glycoside hydrolase family 43 protein: MRILNKAVAVLTIMMGCTAAAQKPIIQTKYTADPAPMVYNDTIFLYTSHDEDDAEGFKMLDWLLYTSTDMVNWTEHGAVASLKDFSWAPQDNGAWAVQCIERNGKFYLYCPMHGSGIGVLVSDSPYGPFKDPLGKRLIDTDHIWNDIDPSPFIDDDGQAYLYWGNPDVYYVKLNEDMTSIEGEVVKIDSKPENYQEGPWVWKHDDHYYLAYASTCCPEGLGYAMSDSPEGPWEYKGMIMDATEKTRGNHPGIIEYKGKSYAFGHSYDILKSKTSIFYERRSVDADEMKYNEDGTIQTIPYWNDKGPEPIENLNPFHRTEAETIAWSEGVKTNKTEDKIYVTAIEDGDYMMVQGADFKNGATKFKVFAQPVSGGTIEIRLDGAEGQLIGSSKIEKEAGNTYKLYTSNMEKVPGVHDIYFVFKGGDGELFNLDYWEFQK; the protein is encoded by the coding sequence TTGAGAATTTTAAATAAAGCTGTAGCGGTATTAACCATAATGATGGGGTGTACAGCTGCAGCTCAAAAACCAATTATTCAGACCAAGTATACAGCAGATCCTGCGCCAATGGTATATAATGATACTATATTCCTCTACACTTCACATGATGAGGATGATGCGGAAGGTTTTAAAATGCTGGACTGGCTGCTGTATACATCGACCGATATGGTAAACTGGACAGAGCATGGTGCCGTGGCTTCTCTGAAGGATTTTAGCTGGGCGCCCCAGGATAATGGTGCCTGGGCTGTGCAGTGTATTGAAAGAAACGGTAAATTTTACTTGTATTGCCCTATGCACGGTAGCGGTATCGGAGTTTTGGTTTCAGACAGCCCCTATGGACCATTCAAGGATCCACTTGGCAAACGCTTGATTGATACAGACCATATTTGGAATGATATAGATCCTTCTCCATTTATAGATGACGATGGGCAGGCCTATCTATATTGGGGAAATCCTGATGTGTATTATGTGAAACTGAATGAAGATATGACTTCTATAGAAGGAGAAGTTGTAAAAATTGATTCGAAACCTGAAAACTATCAGGAAGGTCCCTGGGTATGGAAACATGATGACCATTATTATCTAGCCTATGCTTCTACCTGCTGTCCAGAAGGGCTAGGGTATGCTATGAGCGACTCGCCTGAAGGTCCCTGGGAATACAAAGGAATGATCATGGACGCTACCGAGAAAACAAGAGGAAATCATCCGGGAATAATTGAATACAAAGGAAAGTCGTATGCTTTTGGTCATAGTTATGATATTTTAAAAAGTAAAACTTCGATTTTTTATGAAAGACGTTCGGTTGATGCGGATGAAATGAAATATAATGAAGATGGAACCATTCAAACCATTCCTTACTGGAATGACAAAGGTCCTGAACCAATCGAAAACCTAAATCCATTCCATAGAACAGAAGCGGAAACCATTGCCTGGAGCGAAGGTGTAAAAACTAACAAAACTGAGGATAAGATATATGTAACCGCGATTGAAGATGGAGATTATATGATGGTGCAGGGTGCAGATTTTAAAAATGGCGCAACGAAATTCAAGGTTTTTGCTCAGCCAGTTTCAGGAGGAACTATCGAGATCCGATTAGATGGAGCAGAAGGGCAGCTTATAGGTAGCTCTAAAATTGAAAAAGAAGCCGGAAATACCTATAAATTATATACTAGTAACATGGAAAAAGTGCCGGGAGTTCACGATATCTACTTTGTTTTTAAAGGAGGTGATGGCGAGCTATTCAATCTAGATTACTGGGAATTTCAAAAATAA
- a CDS encoding glycoside hydrolase family 97 protein, with protein MRIFSLICCMLLMSTIIAQEEASINSPDGKLEVSVKVENGKPFYSVTYNEKVMLEKSPLGLVTNAGDFTSKMKLLEASKGTTSSEYNIKKIKQSHVSYKANTLTISFANAEEKEISVVFQVSDNDIAFRYEMPKWGDTRACVVEKELTGYNFPKGSTSFLSPMMQSMGGFARTAPSYESGYSADAQLESNTSGTGYVFPGLFKIGENGWVLLSETGVSSLYNASHLSSFKDGIYTVEYPDLAQNNGFGSVGAQIGLPGHTPWRTITLGESLKPIVETTIPFDVVDQLYEPSQDYKYGKGTWSWIVWQDNSMNYDDQVKYIDLAAAMDFEYILIDAWWDERIGYEKMEELIDYAKSKGVDVFLWYNSNGVANDAFMTPLNKMNTSIARKKEMKWLKEAGVKGLKVDFFGGDKQETMKLYENILSDANDYGLMVIFHGATLPRGWGKMYPNFVGSEAVLASEMLIFSQDTRNKEAFYASLHPFSRNAVASMEFGGILLNKYLNKDNKEGQERLTTDAFQLATGVLFQNPVQMFALTPNNLEDVPDFELDFLRELPTTWDETVFIDGYPGKFSVLARRHDQNWYVAGVNAEKSVRKLKLELPMLAGKTVTLFSDDKKKETYSKEIKIPSSGKVSVNIQPNGGFVIKN; from the coding sequence ATGAGAATATTCAGCCTGATATGCTGTATGCTTTTAATGAGTACAATTATTGCTCAGGAAGAAGCATCCATTAATAGTCCAGACGGCAAGTTGGAAGTTTCAGTCAAGGTCGAAAACGGAAAACCCTTTTACAGTGTTACGTATAATGAAAAAGTCATGTTAGAAAAATCTCCGCTAGGACTCGTGACTAATGCGGGAGATTTTACTTCAAAGATGAAATTGCTGGAGGCTTCAAAAGGTACTACTAGCTCAGAATATAACATAAAGAAGATTAAGCAATCTCATGTTTCTTACAAGGCCAATACGCTTACAATTTCTTTTGCTAATGCTGAAGAAAAGGAAATATCTGTTGTTTTCCAGGTAAGCGATAACGATATCGCCTTTAGATATGAAATGCCTAAATGGGGAGACACGCGGGCTTGCGTGGTTGAAAAAGAGCTAACCGGATATAATTTTCCCAAAGGGAGTACTTCATTCTTGTCGCCTATGATGCAATCTATGGGAGGCTTTGCCAGGACAGCGCCTAGCTACGAGAGTGGTTATTCCGCAGATGCGCAGCTTGAAAGCAATACTTCAGGAACGGGTTATGTTTTTCCAGGCCTTTTTAAAATTGGAGAAAATGGATGGGTTTTACTTTCGGAAACCGGTGTTAGCAGTCTTTATAATGCTTCGCATTTAAGCAGTTTTAAAGATGGGATTTATACGGTGGAATATCCAGATCTCGCACAAAATAATGGTTTTGGTAGTGTTGGCGCTCAAATTGGATTACCGGGACATACGCCTTGGAGAACTATAACGCTTGGGGAAAGTCTTAAGCCTATTGTGGAAACTACTATTCCTTTTGATGTGGTAGATCAGCTTTATGAGCCTTCTCAAGATTATAAATACGGAAAAGGAACCTGGAGTTGGATCGTTTGGCAGGATAACAGTATGAATTATGACGACCAGGTTAAATATATCGATCTTGCTGCTGCAATGGATTTTGAGTATATTCTTATCGATGCCTGGTGGGATGAAAGAATAGGTTATGAGAAGATGGAAGAACTTATCGATTATGCTAAGTCTAAAGGAGTTGATGTTTTCCTCTGGTATAATTCCAACGGAGTTGCTAACGATGCATTTATGACTCCGCTTAATAAAATGAATACTTCTATAGCCCGAAAAAAAGAAATGAAATGGCTAAAAGAAGCTGGTGTTAAAGGATTGAAAGTAGACTTTTTTGGAGGTGACAAACAGGAAACTATGAAGCTTTATGAAAACATCCTTTCTGATGCCAATGATTATGGATTAATGGTTATTTTTCATGGAGCAACACTCCCAAGAGGATGGGGAAAAATGTATCCTAATTTTGTAGGAAGTGAAGCTGTTCTAGCTTCAGAAATGCTCATTTTTTCTCAAGATACAAGAAATAAGGAGGCCTTCTATGCTTCTCTTCATCCGTTTAGTAGAAATGCCGTTGCCAGTATGGAGTTTGGCGGAATATTGTTGAATAAGTATCTCAATAAAGACAATAAAGAAGGTCAGGAGCGGTTAACCACCGATGCTTTCCAACTGGCTACTGGAGTTTTATTTCAGAATCCTGTACAAATGTTTGCATTAACTCCAAATAATTTGGAGGATGTACCAGACTTTGAACTTGATTTCCTAAGGGAGTTGCCAACTACCTGGGATGAGACGGTATTTATTGATGGGTATCCGGGAAAATTTTCGGTTTTGGCAAGGAGGCATGATCAAAATTGGTATGTGGCCGGAGTTAATGCTGAAAAAAGCGTGAGAAAACTAAAACTGGAACTTCCCATGCTTGCCGGAAAGACAGTGACCTTATTTTCTGACGATAAGAAAAAAGAAACCTATTCCAAAGAAATTAAAATCCCTTCTAGCGGAAAGGTTTCCGTAAATATTCAGCCAAATGGCGGATTTGTAATTAAAAATTAA
- a CDS encoding glycoside hydrolase family 43 protein translates to MRCSFNVLMLCSVLGTSFLNAQNPIIQTSYTADPAPMVHDDKLYLYTSHDEDNSTWFTMDDWRLYTTEDMVNWTDHGAVLEYTDFDWSLKNAWAPAAIQRDGKFYIYVPITDRSNQNGIGVAVSDSPYGPFIDPLGKPLVSESNADIDPAVFIDDDGQAYMFWGNPECYFVKLNEDMISTKGDIQKIPNTIEAFGKRKGEKNERRPTTYEEGPWVYKRNDIYYLFFAAGPIPEHIGYSTSKSVTGPWKYQGELMPNQGGSFTNHPGIVDYKGKTYFFYHNAGLPGGSGFTRSVCVQELKFNSDGTIEQMNMTSGIKEALKKLNPYRKTEAETIAWSEGFKAQSNDVVGNFVTAMKDGAYIKVKAVDFGKTSPKSVTARIGSIHNNNVSMEIHIDSKDGKLLATLDVPLTGGNDRWKLVTADVEELTGVHDLFFVVKGKAPTQLMYFDYWMFSK, encoded by the coding sequence ATGAGGTGTTCATTTAATGTATTGATGCTGTGTAGTGTTTTGGGAACTTCATTCCTAAATGCACAAAATCCCATTATTCAAACTTCTTATACGGCAGATCCTGCACCAATGGTGCACGATGATAAATTGTATTTGTATACCAGTCACGATGAGGATAATTCAACCTGGTTTACTATGGACGACTGGCGATTGTACACGACTGAAGATATGGTAAACTGGACCGATCACGGAGCAGTTTTGGAATACACAGATTTTGATTGGTCCCTGAAGAATGCATGGGCACCGGCCGCCATACAACGTGATGGTAAATTTTACATTTATGTACCTATAACAGACCGTAGCAATCAAAATGGGATTGGAGTGGCAGTAAGCGACAGTCCTTATGGACCATTTATTGATCCTTTGGGTAAGCCTTTGGTTTCCGAAAGTAATGCCGATATCGATCCAGCGGTTTTTATTGATGATGACGGTCAAGCCTATATGTTTTGGGGCAATCCTGAGTGTTATTTTGTAAAGCTCAATGAAGACATGATCTCTACAAAAGGAGATATTCAAAAAATTCCAAACACTATTGAAGCTTTTGGCAAAAGGAAAGGTGAAAAGAATGAGCGTCGACCTACTACCTATGAAGAAGGTCCCTGGGTTTATAAACGTAACGATATTTATTATCTGTTTTTTGCAGCTGGTCCGATACCTGAACATATTGGATATTCTACCAGTAAAAGTGTAACCGGACCCTGGAAGTATCAGGGGGAATTGATGCCTAACCAAGGCGGTAGTTTTACGAATCATCCCGGGATTGTAGATTATAAAGGCAAAACTTATTTCTTTTATCATAATGCCGGTTTGCCGGGTGGTAGCGGATTTACACGTTCAGTTTGTGTGCAGGAATTAAAATTTAATAGTGACGGTACCATAGAACAGATGAATATGACTAGTGGAATAAAGGAGGCTTTAAAAAAACTAAATCCGTATCGCAAAACAGAAGCAGAAACCATTGCCTGGTCTGAAGGTTTTAAAGCACAATCAAACGATGTGGTGGGAAACTTTGTAACCGCCATGAAAGACGGAGCTTATATTAAGGTGAAAGCAGTAGATTTTGGAAAAACTTCTCCAAAATCCGTTACCGCCAGAATAGGAAGTATTCATAATAACAATGTTTCGATGGAAATTCATATAGATTCCAAAGATGGTAAGCTTTTAGCCACTTTAGATGTTCCTTTAACCGGCGGGAATGATCGCTGGAAATTGGTTACTGCCGATGTAGAAGAACTAACCGGCGTACATGATTTGTTTTTTGTAGTAAAGGGGAAAGCTCCAACGCAGCTTATGTATTTCGATTACTGGATGTTTTCAAAATAA